CGCCCGCACGAGCCGGGCGCCTTCCCGCACGCGCACGACGAGGTGTGGACGTGCGAGCCCCCGGCCGCGGCGAACACGGACAGCCGACGCGTGAACACGCGTCCGCGCCCCTCGGGATCGGGGACCGGATCGTCGGCCTGGGCGACGCTGCGGAGCAGCTCGATGACGACGGGCGGCTTGCCGGGCTCGGTGTGGACGTACTCGTACAGAGGCATGCGCGCGGACCTCCTGAACCGGGGAGAGTGTAGTTCTCGCCCCTGCCCGCACACGCGGCGCACCCGGCGCAGGACGATCGGCCTGGCCGGAATGACTGGTCTGCGCCGCACCGCCGTGTCAACCGTCAGACGTGGAGCCCCGATAGTCGGGCCGGGTGACCGAATCCTCCCCGAAGTCGTGAGGCCGATATGGGACGCATCAACACGAACGTGCAGTCGCTGCTGGCGCAGCGTGTGCTCGGGACGAACAACCGGGCGCTGAACACGTCGCTCGAGCGGCTGAGCACCGGGCTGCGGATCAACCGCGGCGTGGACGATCCCGCCGGGCTGATCGCGTCCGAGAGCCTGCGCGTCGAGCAGCGCGGGATCAACGAGGCGATCCGGAACATCGACCGCGCTGACCAGATGGTGAACATCGCCGAGGGCGGGCTGCAGGAGATTTCGTCGCTGCTGATCGAGGTGCAGGGGGTCGTGGCGTCGCTGGCCTCGCGGGCCGGGCTGTCCGACGAGGAACGCAACGCCGGGCAGCTCCAGATCGATTCGATCCTCCAGACGATCGACCGCCTCGCGTCGAGCACGAACTTCCAGGGCATCAAGCTCCTGAACGGCAACTTCGACTTCCAGCTCACCTCGATCGCCGGCGGGATCGCCGACGTGCGCGTGGGCGGGGCCCGCTACGACGGGGCGAGCCTCGACGTGAACATGCTGGTGACGGCGTCCGCGCAGCAGGGGGGCCTCTTCCTATCCGCCGGCGGATCGGGGCTGGACCTGAGCGCGGGCAGCGCGCTCGTGCTCGACGTCGCCGGCAGCCTGGGCTCGCGCGAACTCTCGTTCAGTTCGGGCACCAGCCTGGCACGCATCCGCGACACGATCAACACGTTCACCGACGTCACGGGCGTCGAGGCCGTCGTCTCGGGCACGGGGGTGCTGCTGCGGTCCAAGGAGTACGGGTCGAACGAGTTCGTCTCGGTCCGCGTCGTGAACGCCGGGGGCATCAACAGCACCAGCAACGGCGACTCGGGCACGCCCGCGCGCGGCATCTACAACCGCCTCGCGTCGGCGTTCAACTCGAACAACACCACCATCGCCAGCACCTTCACCAACGCCACCAACGCCGTCCGCGACGCCGGCCAGGACATCCGCGCCACCGTCAACGGGATCCAGGCGACGGCCCGTGGCAAGAGCGTCTCCGTCCGGTCCGACACGCTCGACCTCGACGTCGAGCTCAACGCCTCGACGGCGCAGGCGCTGGGCTCGGTCGGGGGGAGCGGCCCATCGTTCACCATCGCGGGCGGGGGCGCGCAGTTCCAGATCGCCAGCCGCGTCGACATCGGCGGGCGCGTGTCGATCTCGATCCCCGATGTCGGCGTCAACTCGCTGGGCAACTCGTCGGTCGGCTACCTGAACTCGCTGGCCTCCGGCGCCCCGCGCAACGGCGTCGACGGCGACCTGGTCGCGGCGCAGAAGGTCATCTCGACGTCGATCCGCCAGGTCTCCGACCTCCGCGGGCGCCTGGGCAACTTCCAGCGCAACGTGCTGGGCGCGACGGTGCGCAGCCTGAACTCGGTGTCCGAGAACACCGCCGCCGCGCAGTCCGTCATCCGCGACGCCGATTTCGCCACCGAGACCGCCACGCTCACGCGATCGCAGATCCTCGTGAGTTCGACGATCAACGTCCTCTCGCTGGCGAACCAGGCGCCGCAGAGCGCCCTCTCGCTGCTGGGCTAGGCGCTCAGCGTCCGTTCCCCGTGAGCATCCCCAACTGACGCATCAGGAAGATGCGCTCGTCCGCGACCTCGCGGATCCGCAGGTTCAGCGGCTTGCCCTGCCCGTGCCCGGCCTCGCGGTCGACCCACAGCAGCACGGGACGCTCGATCGGGTCGCTGGCGGTCGCCGCCCGCAGCGCGGCGGCGTACTTGCGCGCGTGCATCGGGTGCACGCGCGCGTCGTTCTCGCCCGCCGTCACCAGCACCGCCGGGTACTTGATCCCCGGGCGGATGTTCTGGTAGGGCGAGTACTTCAGGATGTACTCGAACTGCGTCGGGTCCGCCGCGCTCCCGTACTCGGGCACCCAGTACTTCGCCATCAGGAAGTCCTGGAACCGGATCATGTCGAGCAGGGGCACGTACACCAGGGCCGCGGCGAACAGCTCGGGACGCTGCGTGACGAGCGTGCCGGTCAGCAGCCCGCCGTTGGAGCCCCCGCGGATCGCCAGGCGCTCGGGGCGCGTGTAGTTCTCGCGGATCAGGTACTCCGCGGCGGACGCGAAGTCGTCGAACACGTTCTGCTTGTTCTCCAGGCGCCCGGCGTGGTGCCACTTCTCGCCGTACTCGCCCCCGCCCCGCAGGTTGGCGACGGCGTACACCCCGCCCGCGTTCAGCCACTGGAACAGGCTGGCCGAGAACGACGGCGTGATCGACACGTTGAACCCGCCGTAGCCGTACAGGATCGTCGGGTTGTCGGCGTTGCGCTTCGTCCCCTTCTTCGAGATGATGAACATGCTGACCTTGGTCCCGTCCTTCGACGGGTACCACACCTGCTCCACGCGCACCGACTCCGGGTCCACCGGCACGGCGGGGCGCTCCCACAGCTCCGGGGCGGCGTTCGGGCTGGCCAGGTCGACGCGGAAGACCGTGCTCGGGTAGTTGAAGCTCGTGAACGACAGGAACGCCTCGGTGCGGTCGAGGTGGGTCGAGAGCCCCGCCGAGCCGATGCCCGGCAGACGCAGGCTGCCCTTCGACCCGCCGTCGAGATCGAACAGCTCGATCGTGCTCGACGCGTTCTTGAGGTACGTCACCGCCAGCACGTTGCCCGCGACGTCGAAGCCCTGGATCACCGCGTCGTCGCGCGTCGGCACCAGCGTGCGCCAGTTCGCGCGATCGGAGTTGTTCAGGTCGACCTTCACGATCCGCCCGTTGGGCGCGTCGATCGTCGTGAACATGTAGTACGTGTCGCCCACCGCCACGCCGTTGCTCTGCGCCTGATCACCCACGCTCAGGAACTCGGCGAACAGCTCGCCCGTCCGCATCCAGCGCGGGAAATCCACCACCCACAGGTCGTTGTTCCGCGTGTCCGTGGCGTAGCTGATCGACAGCCAGCGACCGTCGTCGCTCAGCGACGAGTACGGCCCGTACGTCGTCGCCAGCTTCTGG
Above is a window of Planctomycetota bacterium DNA encoding:
- a CDS encoding flagellin, whose protein sequence is MGRINTNVQSLLAQRVLGTNNRALNTSLERLSTGLRINRGVDDPAGLIASESLRVEQRGINEAIRNIDRADQMVNIAEGGLQEISSLLIEVQGVVASLASRAGLSDEERNAGQLQIDSILQTIDRLASSTNFQGIKLLNGNFDFQLTSIAGGIADVRVGGARYDGASLDVNMLVTASAQQGGLFLSAGGSGLDLSAGSALVLDVAGSLGSRELSFSSGTSLARIRDTINTFTDVTGVEAVVSGTGVLLRSKEYGSNEFVSVRVVNAGGINSTSNGDSGTPARGIYNRLASAFNSNNTTIASTFTNATNAVRDAGQDIRATVNGIQATARGKSVSVRSDTLDLDVELNASTAQALGSVGGSGPSFTIAGGGAQFQIASRVDIGGRVSISIPDVGVNSLGNSSVGYLNSLASGAPRNGVDGDLVAAQKVISTSIRQVSDLRGRLGNFQRNVLGATVRSLNSVSENTAAAQSVIRDADFATETATLTRSQILVSSTINVLSLANQAPQSALSLLG
- a CDS encoding prolyl oligopeptidase family serine peptidase: MNTQSGVSVTVPVGVLSMVVFSIFAGCAAQRASGPVTIAPGAVGEPPPPTRVEPVTDTVHGVQLTDNFRWLEGNNSNPAAMGTMTDEVAAWTDAQNAYTRAFLDGLPGREAIEAELRPLMEVGSVSAPGMRGNRYFYAKREGNQNQPVFYWREGYKGEPRVLVDPAQLDATGLTTVTYVIPSHDGRLAAVGTYRSGDENTTVSLMDVDTGRMLGDVIPGKVSGVDWLPDGSGFVYRNLKDIANPYSGQIMFHQVGSPVSSDRLIFRQYLPEEDQKLATTYGPYSSLSDDGRWLSISYATDTRNNDLWVVDFPRWMRTGELFAEFLSVGDQAQSNGVAVGDTYYMFTTIDAPNGRIVKVDLNNSDRANWRTLVPTRDDAVIQGFDVAGNVLAVTYLKNASSTIELFDLDGGSKGSLRLPGIGSAGLSTHLDRTEAFLSFTSFNYPSTVFRVDLASPNAAPELWERPAVPVDPESVRVEQVWYPSKDGTKVSMFIISKKGTKRNADNPTILYGYGGFNVSITPSFSASLFQWLNAGGVYAVANLRGGGEYGEKWHHAGRLENKQNVFDDFASAAEYLIRENYTRPERLAIRGGSNGGLLTGTLVTQRPELFAAALVYVPLLDMIRFQDFLMAKYWVPEYGSAADPTQFEYILKYSPYQNIRPGIKYPAVLVTAGENDARVHPMHARKYAAALRAATASDPIERPVLLWVDREAGHGQGKPLNLRIREVADERIFLMRQLGMLTGNGR